A window from Desulfurobacterium atlanticum encodes these proteins:
- the ybgF gene encoding tol-pal system protein YbgF, which produces MKKWIFVVMPLLFAGCVSNQPSNVNTTPQQVKVDKYKELEQRLAAVENRVSQIEAKTVENGARIKTLNERVARIEDRLVSDEKDIYDLKKKVEKAEKVINEITVSLNATEQKEETGTKEQPLPIVEQPSQEVQTPEVVNVSDEDIYKKAFNAMETGELDTAKILFETLVKRYPDSPLADNALYWIGEIFYSHGDYATALNYFKQVVDNYSKYYPSPKGNKVPAALLKEALCYKGLGDYAQAKKLLKTLISKYPSTNESAIAKVKLMELGD; this is translated from the coding sequence ATGAAAAAATGGATTTTTGTAGTTATGCCTTTACTTTTTGCCGGTTGTGTGTCCAATCAGCCTTCTAACGTTAATACCACTCCTCAACAGGTAAAGGTTGATAAGTATAAAGAGCTGGAACAAAGACTTGCTGCTGTTGAAAATAGAGTTTCGCAGATTGAAGCTAAAACAGTTGAAAACGGTGCAAGGATTAAAACTCTTAATGAAAGAGTGGCAAGAATAGAGGACAGACTGGTCTCAGACGAGAAAGACATTTATGACCTTAAAAAGAAAGTTGAAAAGGCAGAAAAGGTTATAAATGAGATTACAGTATCCCTTAATGCCACTGAACAAAAAGAGGAAACGGGAACAAAAGAGCAACCCTTACCTATTGTAGAACAGCCTTCTCAGGAGGTGCAGACACCGGAAGTTGTGAATGTTTCCGATGAGGATATTTACAAAAAAGCGTTTAATGCTATGGAAACTGGAGAGCTTGATACTGCGAAGATTCTGTTTGAAACACTCGTAAAAAGATATCCTGACAGTCCACTTGCAGATAATGCTCTCTACTGGATAGGAGAAATTTTCTACTCTCACGGTGATTACGCCACAGCTCTTAACTACTTTAAGCAAGTTGTTGATAACTATTCAAAATACTATCCCTCACCTAAAGGGAACAAAGTTCCTGCAGCACTATTAAAAGAAGCTCTCTGCTATAAAGGCCTTGGTGATTATGCTCAGGCTAAAAAACTTTTAAAAACTCTTATAAGCAAATATCCTTCTACAAACGAATCAGCTATAGCCAAAGTAAAACTTATGGAGCTTGGAGATTAA
- the purN gene encoding phosphoribosylglycinamide formyltransferase: MRIAVFASGRGTNFEKIADGIVSGKINGEIALLFTDRKEAPVIEKAKERGIEVVFLSPSKFESRESYDREILNILERYKIDLICLAGYMRIVTPVLIEPFKHRILNIHPSLLPAFPGLNVQKKAVDYGVKISGATVHIVDTGVDTGPVVVQAAVPVDINDTDKSLSEKILRWEHRIYPQAVKWFVDGRVKVVGRKVVIEGADYTSLPAVPALEDF; this comes from the coding sequence ATGAGAATAGCCGTTTTTGCTTCCGGTCGTGGAACCAACTTTGAAAAGATAGCAGACGGAATCGTTTCAGGTAAGATAAATGGAGAGATAGCTTTACTTTTTACAGACAGAAAAGAGGCTCCTGTTATAGAAAAGGCAAAAGAAAGAGGGATAGAAGTTGTTTTTCTTTCTCCCTCAAAGTTTGAAAGTAGAGAATCTTATGATAGAGAAATTTTAAACATTCTTGAAAGATATAAGATTGATCTTATCTGTCTTGCAGGTTATATGAGAATAGTAACTCCTGTTTTGATAGAACCGTTTAAACACAGAATTTTGAACATTCATCCTTCTCTTCTTCCTGCTTTTCCCGGTTTAAACGTTCAGAAAAAAGCTGTTGATTACGGCGTGAAAATTTCAGGAGCTACCGTTCATATTGTTGATACAGGTGTTGACACAGGTCCGGTTGTTGTTCAGGCTGCTGTTCCTGTTGATATTAATGATACAGATAAATCTCTTTCTGAAAAAATCTTAAGATGGGAACACCGCATCTATCCTCAGGCTGTTAAGTGGTTTGTTGATGGAAGGGTAAAAGTAGTAGGAAGGAAGGTTGTCATTGAAGGAGCGGATTATACCTCTTTGCCTGCTGTTCCTGCACTGGAGGATTTTTGA
- the mtnP gene encoding S-methyl-5'-thioadenosine phosphorylase: MKIGIIGGSGLYNIEGLTDVEEITLETPFGKPSDAYIHGKLAGKDVYFLPRHGRGHIYLPSEVPYRANIYGFKMLGVDAIISVSAVGSMKEEIKPGDFVIVTQYFDRTKSRPSTFFGNGIVAHIPFDKPTCELLNEIVYKACIEEGIPVHREGTYICIEGPQFSTKAESKIYRSWGVDVIGMTNIPEAKLAREAEIPYSAVALATDYDVWKEGEEVNVEKVLATMAKNIENAKRMLKRVIETLKPEDIENSYARTALVGAIQTKKEYITEEVFKRLELLIKDRI; this comes from the coding sequence ATGAAGATAGGAATTATCGGAGGAAGCGGCCTTTACAACATTGAAGGATTAACCGATGTGGAAGAGATAACACTTGAAACTCCTTTCGGAAAACCTTCAGATGCTTACATTCACGGTAAGCTTGCAGGAAAAGACGTTTACTTTCTTCCAAGACACGGGAGAGGACACATATACCTTCCATCCGAAGTGCCTTACAGAGCAAACATTTACGGATTTAAAATGCTCGGTGTTGATGCGATAATTTCAGTAAGTGCTGTCGGTTCAATGAAAGAAGAGATAAAACCTGGTGATTTTGTTATTGTTACTCAGTATTTTGACAGGACAAAAAGCAGACCTTCCACATTCTTCGGAAATGGCATTGTAGCTCATATACCGTTTGATAAACCAACATGTGAACTTCTAAATGAGATAGTTTATAAAGCCTGTATAGAAGAAGGAATCCCTGTTCACAGAGAAGGAACATACATCTGTATAGAAGGACCTCAATTTTCAACAAAAGCTGAATCAAAAATATACAGAAGCTGGGGTGTTGATGTTATAGGAATGACAAACATTCCTGAAGCAAAGCTTGCAAGAGAAGCGGAAATTCCTTACTCTGCAGTAGCTCTTGCAACAGACTATGACGTGTGGAAAGAGGGCGAAGAAGTTAACGTTGAAAAGGTTCTTGCAACAATGGCTAAAAACATAGAAAACGCAAAAAGAATGTTAAAACGCGTTATAGAAACACTTAAACCTGAAGATATTGAAAACTCCTACGCAAGAACAGCCCTTGTAGGAGCAATTCAAACAAAGAAAGAATACATAACTGAAGAAGTATTTAAGAGACTTGAACTTTTAATAAAAGACAGAATTTAA
- a CDS encoding class I SAM-dependent RNA methyltransferase, whose product MQLEIEKLVYGGKGLGRFQGRTFFVPFTAPGDVVEIEETLKKSGYSEGRIKKIVKKGKNRIEPRCPYFGKCGGCDWQHLDYEAQVEAKRAILEENLQKIGRIKKPNIDEVIPSPNPWHYRNRAQFKVKNGKVGFFAKGTHEVVDIDRCDILKENLSQAIKGLKKLASLLPTEPNEFHIYSSNKDEVILKIVYHGKFKKIDLTLDDIKDMLNVNLVGFGIYKSGESGYPERIKFFGKDFTYEKIDKFKFRVSADSFFQVNRFQVENLIKKVSQGAMEYQYLLAADLYCGVGTLTIPVGRYVHKAFGIEASFSAISDALYNKDINGLRNISFFCRETEEGIEIIKENSPDLVVIDPPRSGLSQRIIREISSLPRLKRIIYVSCNPATLARDIALFYQHGIHMEKSKLIDMFPQTYHIETIAFLRKVR is encoded by the coding sequence TTGCAACTTGAAATAGAAAAACTTGTTTACGGTGGAAAAGGTCTTGGAAGATTTCAGGGAAGGACATTTTTTGTTCCTTTTACTGCTCCCGGAGATGTTGTTGAAATAGAGGAAACTTTAAAAAAGAGCGGATATAGTGAGGGACGAATAAAGAAAATTGTAAAGAAAGGAAAAAATCGGATAGAACCAAGATGTCCCTATTTTGGAAAATGTGGAGGCTGTGATTGGCAGCATCTTGATTATGAAGCTCAGGTAGAAGCTAAAAGGGCTATTCTTGAAGAAAACCTTCAGAAAATTGGAAGAATAAAAAAGCCTAATATTGACGAAGTAATCCCCTCACCAAATCCGTGGCACTACAGAAATAGAGCTCAGTTTAAAGTAAAAAACGGCAAAGTCGGATTCTTCGCCAAAGGGACTCACGAAGTTGTTGATATAGATAGATGTGATATTTTAAAAGAAAACCTTTCTCAGGCCATAAAAGGCTTAAAAAAATTGGCTTCTCTTCTTCCAACAGAACCTAACGAGTTTCACATATACTCATCAAATAAAGATGAAGTAATCCTTAAAATTGTTTATCACGGAAAGTTTAAAAAGATTGACCTTACTCTTGATGATATAAAGGATATGCTTAATGTCAACCTTGTAGGTTTTGGAATATACAAATCGGGAGAATCAGGATATCCGGAAAGGATAAAGTTTTTCGGGAAAGACTTTACCTACGAAAAGATTGATAAATTCAAATTCAGAGTAAGTGCAGACTCATTCTTTCAAGTAAACAGATTTCAGGTTGAAAATCTCATAAAGAAAGTTTCACAAGGAGCGATGGAATATCAGTATCTTCTTGCAGCAGACCTTTACTGCGGTGTTGGAACATTAACAATACCTGTTGGAAGATATGTGCACAAAGCTTTTGGAATAGAGGCAAGCTTTTCAGCCATAAGCGATGCTCTTTATAACAAAGATATTAACGGACTTAGAAACATCTCTTTTTTCTGCAGAGAAACAGAAGAGGGCATAGAAATAATAAAGGAAAACAGCCCCGACCTGGTTGTCATAGACCCGCCAAGAAGCGGGTTGAGTCAACGTATCATAAGGGAAATATCTTCTCTTCCAAGACTAAAAAGAATTATTTATGTTTCCTGCAACCCTGCTACATTAGCAAGAGACATAGCCCTTTTCTATCAGCACGGTATCCATATGGAAAAATCAAAGCTTATAGATATGTTCCCTCAAACTTATCACATAGAAACGATAGCCTTTTTAAGGAAGGTGAGATAA
- a CDS encoding Hsp20/alpha crystallin family protein, whose amino-acid sequence MFGGFFGRRGGYDPFEDFFRISKEMERMLAELTRGFGEIPGFEMGFEPKIEMYETPDELVVRAEMPGIDKDSIDVRVRGNHLIIRGVKKQEQKEEKDNVFFSETFYGEFQRIIPLPVEVKEEGIEATYDRGILEIRLPKADSARKEVKIIVKEPEEKGNKGKEEK is encoded by the coding sequence ATGTTTGGAGGATTTTTTGGAAGAAGAGGCGGATACGATCCATTTGAAGATTTCTTCAGAATCTCAAAAGAGATGGAAAGAATGCTTGCTGAACTTACAAGAGGATTTGGAGAAATTCCCGGATTTGAAATGGGATTTGAACCAAAGATAGAGATGTATGAAACACCTGATGAGCTTGTTGTAAGAGCGGAAATGCCTGGAATAGACAAGGACAGTATAGATGTAAGAGTCAGAGGAAACCACCTTATAATCCGTGGTGTCAAAAAGCAGGAGCAGAAGGAAGAAAAAGATAATGTGTTCTTCAGTGAAACATTTTATGGAGAGTTTCAAAGAATTATACCTCTTCCAGTAGAGGTAAAAGAAGAGGGAATAGAAGCAACCTATGACAGGGGCATTCTTGAAATAAGACTTCCAAAAGCTGACTCTGCAAGAAAAGAGGTTAAAATTATCGTAAAAGAGCCAGAAGAAAAGGGGAACAAAGGAAAGGAAGAAAAGTAA
- a CDS encoding Bax inhibitor-1/YccA family protein → MNRIYQMERVETRDFNAFLSKVFLNMFLGLLLTAISAYMTLAIGLWAKIGTFGLIGFGIASFVLVILTGVLRNNGIFAGITFYLFSALEGVMLAPIFYVYTGASIITAFASAGFLFGIMAILALTKKVDFRKFGTYLFVGLIGVVIASLLNVFLIKSAGFGIVISVITVIVFLGLTAYDIQRLEEMAYTDGNAFFGALALYLDLINLFLALLNLFGERRD, encoded by the coding sequence ATGAACAGAATCTATCAGATGGAAAGGGTAGAAACAAGAGATTTTAATGCCTTTTTGTCAAAAGTGTTTCTCAACATGTTTTTAGGACTACTACTTACAGCTATCTCAGCTTATATGACCCTTGCTATAGGTCTTTGGGCAAAAATAGGCACTTTCGGGCTTATAGGATTTGGAATAGCAAGTTTTGTTCTTGTTATTTTAACAGGAGTTTTAAGAAACAACGGGATCTTTGCAGGTATAACTTTTTACCTTTTCTCTGCCCTTGAAGGAGTAATGCTTGCCCCAATATTCTATGTTTATACCGGAGCATCAATCATAACGGCATTTGCCTCTGCCGGATTTCTCTTTGGAATAATGGCCATTCTTGCATTAACCAAAAAAGTGGATTTCAGAAAATTTGGCACCTATCTCTTTGTCGGTCTGATAGGAGTCGTAATTGCATCCCTTCTTAACGTATTTCTTATCAAATCTGCAGGATTTGGGATCGTTATAAGTGTAATTACGGTTATAGTGTTTTTAGGCCTTACAGCTTACGACATTCAAAGGCTTGAAGAGATGGCATACACAGATGGCAATGCGTTTTTCGGTGCACTTGCTCTTTATCTTGACCTTATAAATCTCTTTCTTGCACTTCTAAACCTTTTTGGTGAAAGAAGAGATTAA
- a CDS encoding dihydroorotate dehydrogenase, which produces MADISVNLFGIKFETPVWTASGTFGFGLEYENLTDLNKIGAICVKGLSATPREGNPPPRIWETPSGMLNAIGLQNPGVDYFVEKIVPQLKNYKVKIVANIYGTTYEEYEAVAKALKGVEGVHLIEVNISCPNVKKGGLAFGTDPDEAARITEIVKKATDKPVIIKLSPNVTDIVKIAKAVESAGADGISAINTLIGMAIDIDSFRPRIRNVIGGLSGPAIKPVALRMVYQIAKAVSIPIIGIGGISSWEDAVEFIIAGASSVQVGTANFIDPDIAVKIADGIKKYLEKKGFSSVEEIKGKLQI; this is translated from the coding sequence ATGGCAGATATAAGTGTAAACCTATTCGGGATAAAATTTGAAACTCCTGTCTGGACCGCATCTGGAACGTTTGGATTCGGACTTGAATATGAAAACTTAACAGACCTTAATAAAATAGGAGCCATCTGCGTAAAAGGACTTTCGGCAACTCCAAGAGAGGGAAACCCTCCGCCGAGAATCTGGGAAACACCGTCAGGAATGTTAAATGCGATAGGTTTGCAAAATCCGGGAGTGGATTATTTTGTGGAAAAAATAGTTCCACAACTTAAAAATTACAAAGTGAAAATTGTTGCCAACATATACGGAACCACCTATGAAGAGTATGAAGCTGTGGCAAAAGCACTAAAAGGAGTGGAGGGTGTTCATTTAATTGAAGTTAACATATCCTGTCCAAATGTGAAAAAAGGTGGACTTGCATTTGGAACAGACCCTGATGAAGCGGCAAGGATAACAGAAATCGTAAAAAAAGCCACCGACAAACCTGTAATCATAAAGCTATCTCCAAATGTTACCGATATCGTAAAGATAGCAAAAGCGGTTGAATCTGCCGGAGCTGACGGAATATCTGCAATAAACACGCTGATAGGAATGGCAATAGATATAGACTCTTTCAGACCGAGAATAAGAAATGTGATAGGTGGACTGTCGGGCCCTGCGATAAAACCTGTAGCTTTAAGAATGGTCTATCAGATAGCAAAGGCGGTCTCCATTCCGATAATAGGGATAGGTGGCATAAGCTCATGGGAAGATGCAGTTGAATTTATAATAGCAGGAGCATCTTCTGTTCAGGTTGGAACTGCCAATTTTATAGACCCTGACATTGCAGTTAAAATTGCAGACGGAATCAAAAAATACCTTGAGAAAAAAGGGTTTTCATCAGTAGAAGAAATAAAAGGAAAATTACAGATATAA
- a CDS encoding DUF523 domain-containing protein has product MDRVIVVSACLLGVGCRYDGRKNLCKEVVALKDSFFLLPVCPEQLGGLPTPRPPAKIYGGDGFSVIEGEGRVLTVERKIDVTSEFLKGAVESVKLADIYKEKVVCVILKERSPSCGVKTIYNFNSDTLKQGKGVAAALFIRNGYKVISSEELEKIKKLKREFK; this is encoded by the coding sequence ATGGATAGGGTAATAGTTGTCAGTGCATGTCTTCTTGGTGTTGGATGCAGGTATGACGGCAGGAAAAATCTGTGTAAAGAAGTGGTTGCATTGAAAGATAGCTTTTTTCTCCTTCCTGTATGTCCTGAGCAACTTGGAGGACTGCCAACTCCAAGACCTCCTGCAAAAATATACGGAGGTGATGGGTTCAGTGTGATAGAGGGAGAAGGTAGGGTTTTAACTGTAGAAAGAAAAATAGATGTTACATCTGAATTTTTGAAAGGAGCTGTTGAAAGTGTAAAATTAGCTGATATTTATAAAGAAAAAGTTGTCTGTGTAATTTTAAAAGAAAGAAGTCCTTCCTGCGGGGTAAAAACCATATATAATTTTAATTCAGATACTTTAAAACAGGGTAAAGGCGTTGCAGCCGCTTTATTTATAAGGAACGGTTATAAAGTTATAAGCTCAGAAGAGCTTGAAAAGATAAAAAAACTTAAAAGGGAGTTTAAATGA
- a CDS encoding M16 family metallopeptidase gives MEICKINGIDVIINPVDELDITSVVIFSENGSITDEKGKAGTTFLSLRVGLKRSEKKTSKEIAFITEPYGSTISPDTGKDFSTISFQTVSEGVSLYFEIFSELITEPAFTDEDFMIEKETLLASIRGRLESPFSFGYEHFQLLTYKGTPYENIPYGTLNTVVPITKTDIENRYKEFFKTGKFTVSISGKIPDGIEKLIENLPISCEGKVFVNFSAPIENTESVNLCRKGSTQTFILRGYEAPSVKNWEDYVAFKLLNTIVGEGFNSIMFKELREKKGLAYSTGSFFPSSLFTGRFVLYIGTSPDKEKTALKGMDEIIGNLPSLITEENLTRAKNYIEGTYLLDHETRLRKAWYCGWWNVLKENPDFDRKYLEKLKAVPLSKLEELSEKLAQKPYHQVIVCDG, from the coding sequence ATGGAGATTTGTAAGATAAACGGTATAGATGTGATTATCAATCCTGTTGATGAGCTTGACATAACTTCAGTTGTTATATTTTCTGAAAACGGCAGTATAACTGACGAAAAAGGAAAAGCCGGAACAACGTTTTTATCTTTAAGAGTTGGATTAAAAAGAAGCGAAAAGAAAACTTCAAAAGAGATAGCCTTTATAACAGAACCTTACGGTTCAACAATATCACCTGATACAGGAAAAGATTTTTCCACAATCTCTTTTCAAACAGTATCAGAAGGAGTGTCTTTATACTTTGAGATATTTTCAGAACTTATAACAGAGCCTGCATTTACAGATGAAGATTTTATGATAGAAAAGGAGACGCTTCTTGCATCTATAAGAGGAAGGCTTGAAAGTCCGTTTTCTTTTGGATATGAACATTTTCAGCTTTTAACGTATAAAGGAACACCTTACGAAAATATTCCTTACGGCACTTTAAATACTGTTGTTCCGATAACAAAAACCGATATAGAAAATAGATATAAAGAGTTTTTCAAAACCGGTAAGTTCACAGTGTCCATTTCCGGAAAGATACCTGATGGTATTGAAAAGCTTATAGAAAACCTGCCGATTTCCTGTGAAGGAAAAGTTTTTGTTAACTTCAGTGCTCCGATAGAAAATACAGAGAGTGTAAATCTTTGTAGAAAAGGCTCAACCCAAACATTTATTTTAAGGGGATACGAAGCTCCTTCTGTTAAAAACTGGGAAGACTATGTCGCTTTTAAGCTTTTAAACACAATTGTTGGAGAAGGATTTAACTCCATAATGTTTAAAGAACTGAGAGAGAAAAAGGGGCTTGCCTATTCAACAGGTTCTTTCTTCCCTTCTTCTCTTTTTACAGGAAGATTTGTCCTTTATATAGGTACCTCACCTGATAAAGAGAAAACAGCTTTAAAAGGGATGGATGAGATTATCGGCAATCTTCCTTCACTTATTACAGAGGAAAATCTTACAAGAGCAAAGAATTACATAGAAGGAACATACCTTCTTGACCATGAGACAAGGCTTAGAAAAGCCTGGTATTGTGGATGGTGGAACGTTTTAAAAGAAAATCCCGATTTTGACAGAAAATATCTTGAGAAGTTAAAAGCTGTTCCCCTTTCAAAATTGGAAGAACTATCAGAAAAATTGGCTCAAAAACCGTATCATCAGGTTATTGTCTGTGATGGATAG
- the rpmA gene encoding 50S ribosomal protein L27, with translation MAHKKGMGSTKNGRDSIGKRLGVKRHDGQVVKAGNILVRQRGTSIHPGANVGLGKDYTLFALVDGIVKFERRRNKKVVSVYPLDN, from the coding sequence ATGGCACATAAGAAAGGTATGGGTTCTACCAAGAACGGTAGAGATTCTATTGGTAAAAGACTTGGCGTTAAAAGGCACGACGGACAGGTTGTAAAAGCCGGAAACATTCTTGTAAGGCAGAGAGGAACAAGCATCCATCCAGGTGCAAATGTTGGATTGGGTAAAGATTACACTCTTTTTGCTCTTGTTGATGGTATCGTTAAGTTTGAAAGAAGAAGAAATAAGAAAGTTGTAAGTGTATATCCTTTAGATAACTAA
- a CDS encoding NAD(P)H-dependent flavin oxidoreductase: MSRLPELVIADLKPKYPIIQGGMGAKVSLHKLAAAVANAGGMGVISAVLLQEKDRKKEPKKTCKGKDLESLGMKPYLYATELAEEIKKAKELAPDGIIGVNIMYALTHFYELLLTAIDAGADFIIQGAGFGKDVFKICKTFDIPLIEIVSTPKGAALSERLGASAVIVESVEAGGHLGTDKSLWEVLPDIVKAVKKIPVIAAGGIFDGKDMAKAFEMGAKGVQIATRFIATYECDADQRFKDYIIQAKPEDSIFIKSPVGMPAHAVRNPFTDRLEKEGRIPHSCDYNCLKTCAKADSIYCIADALLASAAGDVENGLVFSGSNVGRVNRMYHVKELIEELVKECEEELEKRNLNFGG; encoded by the coding sequence ATGAGCAGATTACCAGAACTTGTTATAGCTGATTTAAAGCCGAAATATCCTATTATTCAGGGTGGAATGGGAGCAAAGGTTTCCCTTCATAAACTTGCAGCTGCTGTTGCAAATGCCGGTGGTATGGGAGTTATCTCTGCTGTTTTACTTCAGGAAAAGGACAGAAAAAAAGAACCGAAAAAAACGTGTAAAGGTAAAGACCTTGAGTCTCTTGGAATGAAACCTTACCTTTACGCCACAGAACTCGCTGAAGAGATAAAGAAAGCAAAAGAGCTTGCTCCTGATGGTATTATAGGGGTAAATATAATGTATGCTCTTACCCATTTTTATGAGCTCTTACTTACTGCAATAGATGCTGGTGCGGATTTTATAATTCAGGGTGCAGGCTTTGGAAAAGATGTTTTTAAAATATGTAAAACGTTTGATATTCCTCTTATTGAAATTGTTTCAACTCCAAAAGGTGCTGCTCTTTCAGAAAGACTTGGGGCTTCCGCTGTAATAGTTGAAAGTGTTGAGGCCGGTGGCCATCTTGGAACAGATAAAAGCTTGTGGGAAGTTCTTCCAGATATAGTTAAAGCTGTAAAAAAGATTCCTGTAATTGCGGCTGGTGGTATATTTGACGGTAAGGATATGGCAAAGGCTTTTGAGATGGGAGCAAAAGGTGTTCAGATAGCTACAAGGTTCATTGCAACCTATGAGTGTGATGCTGACCAGAGATTCAAGGATTACATAATTCAGGCAAAACCTGAAGATTCAATTTTTATAAAGAGTCCTGTTGGAATGCCCGCTCACGCTGTGAGGAATCCTTTTACAGACAGACTTGAAAAAGAGGGTAGAATTCCTCATAGTTGTGATTACAACTGTTTGAAGACATGTGCAAAGGCAGATTCTATCTACTGCATAGCAGATGCACTTCTTGCTTCTGCAGCAGGAGATGTTGAAAATGGACTTGTCTTTTCAGGAAGTAATGTTGGACGGGTAAACAGGATGTATCATGTTAAAGAACTAATTGAAGAGCTTGTGAAAGAGTGTGAAGAGGAACTTGAAAAGAGAAACCTTAATTTCGGGGGGTAA
- the rplU gene encoding 50S ribosomal protein L21: MYAVVKTGGKQYVVEPGQVLKVEKINLPEGSEVELETLMIRNDDGSVKLGEEVKNAKVKATVVRHGKGKKIIVFKYKAKKHYQRKAGHRQHFTELKIEEIVS, from the coding sequence ATGTATGCAGTTGTTAAAACTGGCGGGAAACAGTATGTAGTTGAACCCGGTCAGGTTTTAAAGGTTGAAAAGATAAACCTACCTGAGGGTTCAGAGGTTGAACTTGAAACTCTTATGATAAGAAATGATGATGGTTCTGTGAAACTTGGTGAAGAAGTTAAAAATGCTAAAGTTAAAGCTACTGTTGTAAGACACGGAAAAGGAAAGAAAATTATAGTTTTTAAGTACAAAGCTAAAAAGCATTACCAGAGGAAAGCTGGTCATCGCCAGCACTTTACAGAGCTTAAAATTGAAGAGATTGTAAGCTAA
- a CDS encoding inositol-3-phosphate synthase yields MSGKIKVAIVGVGNCASSLIQGIYYYKDKSPEEFSGLMHFDVGGYKPWDIEIVAAFDIDKRKVGKDVGKAIFEKPNCTAVFCPDVPEMGVEVQMGPVLDGFAEHMNDYPEDQRFVVADKEPVDVTKVLKESGAEVVINYLPVGSEEATRFYAQCALDAGCAFVNCIPVFIASDSEWARKFEEKGLPIVGDDIKSQVGATITHRVLATLMSDRGVAIDRTYQLNFGGNTDFLNMLERKRLKTKKVSKTEAVRSLIPYPIANDNIHIGPSDYVPWLKDNKIAYIRLEGRLFGDVPMYIELKLSVEDSPNSAGSAIDAIRCAKLGLDRKIGGPLYSISSYTMKHPPIQYPDWKAKELVDGFIKGEVER; encoded by the coding sequence ATGTCAGGGAAAATAAAGGTTGCAATAGTGGGTGTTGGTAATTGTGCAAGTTCTCTTATTCAGGGGATTTACTACTATAAAGATAAATCTCCGGAAGAGTTTTCAGGGTTGATGCACTTTGATGTTGGTGGTTATAAGCCCTGGGATATAGAGATAGTTGCTGCTTTTGATATTGACAAAAGAAAGGTAGGGAAAGATGTAGGTAAAGCAATTTTTGAAAAGCCTAACTGCACAGCTGTTTTCTGCCCGGATGTTCCTGAGATGGGTGTTGAGGTTCAGATGGGACCTGTTCTTGATGGATTTGCAGAACACATGAACGATTATCCGGAAGACCAGAGGTTTGTTGTTGCTGATAAAGAACCTGTTGATGTTACAAAGGTTTTGAAGGAATCTGGTGCAGAGGTTGTAATAAACTACCTTCCTGTTGGTTCTGAAGAAGCTACAAGGTTCTATGCTCAGTGTGCCCTTGACGCAGGATGTGCATTTGTTAACTGTATTCCTGTGTTTATAGCTTCAGACAGTGAATGGGCAAGGAAGTTTGAAGAAAAAGGGCTTCCTATAGTTGGAGATGACATAAAGTCTCAGGTAGGAGCAACTATTACTCACAGAGTGCTTGCAACTCTTATGTCTGATAGAGGCGTTGCCATAGACAGAACATATCAGCTTAACTTCGGCGGAAACACCGACTTTCTCAATATGCTGGAGAGAAAAAGGTTAAAAACCAAAAAAGTTTCCAAGACAGAAGCTGTTCGTTCCCTGATTCCTTATCCTATTGCCAATGATAACATTCACATCGGACCGAGTGATTATGTTCCGTGGCTCAAGGATAATAAAATAGCATACATAAGGCTTGAAGGAAGGCTCTTTGGTGATGTTCCTATGTATATAGAGCTTAAGCTATCTGTGGAGGATTCACCAAACAGTGCCGGTTCAGCTATTGATGCTATAAGATGTGCCAAGCTTGGTCTTGACAGGAAAATTGGTGGACCACTTTATTCAATTTCCTCTTATACAATGAAACATCCGCCAATTCAGTATCCTGATTGGAAAGCGAAAGAGCTTGTTGATGGCTTTATTAAAGGTGAAGTAGAGAGATAA